Within Roseibium sp. HPY-6, the genomic segment TGATTTGGCTGGCGACGGCGATCACTACGCGGCAAATGTGGTCTCGGAATCCTTCCGGGGCAAAAGCCGCGTACAGCAGCACCAGATGGTTTATGAGGCACTGAAGGGGAATATGGG encodes:
- a CDS encoding BolA family transcriptional regulator, with product MPMNANEIETLIKEALPDAQVEIRDLAGDGDHYAANVVSESFRGKSRVQQHQMVYEALKGNMGGALHALALQTKAPD